A region of Paenimyroides aestuarii DNA encodes the following proteins:
- a CDS encoding NUDIX hydrolase, which produces MKTLHIASVAIINPNKELLLVRKKNSEFYQLTGGKMQNGEQDIEAIIREAKEEIGLKIEPHQLTFLGSHQTKAVNEHNTVVHGSVYWLHVPFFEPIIANEIQEFVWMNKNNYQQYSWAHLAKELVQPKWLAL; this is translated from the coding sequence ATGAAAACCTTACATATAGCATCGGTTGCAATTATCAATCCAAACAAAGAACTGCTTTTGGTTCGTAAAAAAAATTCCGAATTTTATCAGTTAACCGGTGGTAAAATGCAAAATGGCGAGCAAGATATCGAAGCCATCATTCGCGAAGCTAAAGAAGAAATTGGTTTAAAAATCGAACCTCATCAACTAACATTTTTAGGATCGCACCAAACAAAAGCCGTAAACGAACACAATACAGTGGTTCATGGCAGCGTTTATTGGTTGCACGTACCCTTTTTTGAACCAATAATTGCCAACGAGATTCAGGAGTTTGTATGGATGAACAAAAATAATTATCAGCAATACAGCTGGGCACATTTAGCTAAAGAATTGGTTCAGCCCAAATGGTTGGCGTTATAG